A single genomic interval of Saccharothrix saharensis harbors:
- a CDS encoding FAD-binding oxidoreductase encodes MGGSVDFSKLANLVDGYVRLPGDPGFDAASRPFNKRYADVRPSAVLSVASADDVGKAIVWARGNDVPIVARGGGHSYAGNSVNTGLVLDLRGLDQVRVDRSSELVTVGGGTRMSTLYAGLEPYDLAFPAGNADDVAIGGLVLGGGVAAVSRSFGLTCDSLVETDVVLADGTTVTCNETSNADLFWACRGGGGGNFGVNTSFTFQARPVLASSTCLLLWHRKHAREVLACMQEIMDRAPDEFAARIGIARAADEEAVVSVVGWHLGPAEELREMLRPALAVAEPFRVDIADRTYWEAKDYLHHNTEGGAFAVRTRSTSKPLPDAGVATMIDAVDAWPGSGNADGAGVALFTWGGAINRVPVTETAFPHRDVLFLISMDTSWHVEDGPAVARANLDWLTALHERMGEFAADSAYVNFTDPDLGDWQSAYHGPNYARLAEVKRRYDPDRVFRFPQAI; translated from the coding sequence GTGGGCGGATCGGTCGACTTCTCGAAGCTCGCGAACCTCGTCGACGGCTACGTGCGGCTGCCGGGCGACCCCGGCTTCGACGCCGCGAGCCGCCCGTTCAACAAGCGGTACGCCGACGTCCGCCCGTCCGCCGTGCTGTCCGTGGCCAGTGCGGACGACGTGGGCAAGGCGATCGTGTGGGCGCGCGGCAACGACGTGCCGATCGTGGCGCGGGGCGGCGGGCACAGCTACGCGGGCAACTCGGTGAACACCGGCCTGGTGCTGGACCTGCGCGGGCTGGACCAGGTGCGGGTGGACCGGTCCAGCGAGCTGGTGACGGTCGGCGGCGGCACCCGGATGTCCACCCTGTACGCCGGGCTGGAGCCGTACGACCTGGCTTTCCCGGCGGGCAACGCGGACGACGTGGCCATCGGTGGGCTGGTGCTGGGCGGCGGTGTCGCGGCCGTGTCCCGGTCGTTCGGCCTGACCTGCGACTCGCTGGTGGAGACCGACGTGGTGCTGGCCGACGGCACCACGGTCACGTGCAACGAGACCAGCAACGCCGACCTGTTCTGGGCGTGCCGGGGCGGTGGCGGCGGCAACTTCGGCGTCAACACCTCGTTCACCTTCCAGGCGCGGCCGGTGCTGGCCAGCTCCACGTGCCTGCTGCTGTGGCACCGCAAGCACGCACGGGAAGTGCTGGCGTGCATGCAGGAGATCATGGACCGCGCGCCGGACGAGTTCGCGGCCCGCATCGGCATCGCGCGCGCCGCCGACGAGGAGGCCGTCGTCTCGGTCGTCGGTTGGCACCTCGGCCCGGCCGAGGAGCTGCGCGAGATGCTGCGGCCCGCGCTGGCGGTCGCCGAGCCGTTCCGGGTCGACATCGCCGACCGGACGTACTGGGAGGCCAAGGACTACCTGCACCACAACACCGAGGGCGGCGCGTTCGCCGTGCGCACCCGGTCCACGTCCAAGCCGCTGCCGGACGCGGGCGTGGCCACGATGATCGACGCGGTGGACGCGTGGCCGGGCAGCGGCAACGCCGACGGCGCGGGGGTCGCCCTGTTCACGTGGGGCGGCGCGATCAACCGCGTGCCGGTGACCGAGACCGCGTTCCCGCACCGCGACGTGCTGTTCCTGATCTCGATGGACACCTCCTGGCACGTCGAGGACGGCCCGGCCGTGGCGCGGGCCAACCTCGACTGGCTCACCGCGCTGCACGAGCGGATGGGGGAGTTCGCCGCGGACTCGGCGTACGTCAACTTCACCGACCCCGACCTGGGCGACTGGCAGTCGGCCTACCACGGGCCGAACTACGCCCGCTTGGCCGAGGTGAAGCGCCGCTACGACCCCGACCGCGTCTTCCGCTTCCCCCAGGCGATCTAG
- a CDS encoding ATP-grasp domain-containing protein, producing the protein MSGIVGGADNRTTDAVLVIGSGLKLYREYLVSSIAGRARDAGLDLVLVNNIQPTWQRAYFDEISVINLFDHELLAETAREVASRRRIVGVMCWDEPFVMPSAHIAAEFGVPGLSVSGVDGCRDKYHTRSLLTAAGLPQPGCEMTATVEEARAAAARIGYPVVVKPRALGASMGVVLAADESELDAAFRVASDASLIGDEPYRGGAIVEGYADGPEISVDGALHKGEYQPLFLARKQTGMPPYFEEVGHVVDADDPLLRDEELMDTLARAHRVLGVEDGITHAEVRLTDRGPVIIEINGRLGGDLIPFLGKTATGIDPGEVLFDVATGRRPEVAATKRSVAGIRFGYPDHDCVVRSVTVPAEAPGLVTAAPMVDPGASLRLPPGGYIARHSFVVCAADDADTCRDRLVAAQALVELDAERIDPLPPGATLEMPTGLLDVDE; encoded by the coding sequence ATGAGCGGTATCGTCGGCGGAGCCGACAATCGGACGACCGACGCCGTGCTGGTGATCGGCAGCGGGTTGAAGCTGTACCGCGAGTACCTGGTGAGTTCGATCGCGGGCCGGGCGCGGGATGCCGGGCTGGACCTGGTGCTGGTCAACAACATCCAGCCGACCTGGCAGCGGGCGTACTTCGACGAGATCTCCGTGATCAACCTGTTCGACCACGAGCTGCTGGCCGAGACCGCCCGCGAGGTCGCGTCACGGCGGCGCATCGTCGGCGTGATGTGCTGGGACGAGCCGTTCGTCATGCCGTCGGCGCACATCGCCGCCGAGTTCGGCGTGCCGGGGCTGAGCGTGTCCGGTGTGGACGGTTGCCGGGACAAGTACCACACGCGGTCCCTGCTCACCGCCGCCGGCCTGCCGCAGCCAGGCTGTGAGATGACCGCGACGGTGGAGGAGGCCCGTGCCGCCGCCGCGCGCATCGGTTACCCGGTCGTGGTGAAGCCGCGGGCGTTGGGCGCGAGCATGGGCGTGGTGCTCGCCGCCGACGAGAGCGAGCTGGACGCGGCGTTCCGGGTCGCCTCGGACGCCAGCCTGATCGGCGACGAGCCCTACCGCGGCGGCGCGATCGTGGAGGGCTACGCCGACGGCCCGGAGATCAGCGTGGACGGCGCGCTGCACAAGGGCGAGTACCAGCCGCTGTTCCTGGCCCGCAAGCAGACCGGCATGCCGCCGTACTTCGAGGAGGTCGGCCACGTCGTGGACGCGGACGACCCGCTGCTGCGCGACGAAGAGCTGATGGACACGCTGGCGCGGGCGCACCGCGTGCTCGGCGTCGAGGACGGCATCACGCACGCCGAGGTGCGGCTGACCGACCGCGGCCCGGTGATCATCGAGATCAACGGCAGGCTCGGCGGCGACCTGATCCCGTTCCTCGGCAAGACCGCCACCGGCATCGACCCCGGCGAGGTGCTGTTCGACGTCGCCACCGGCCGGCGGCCCGAGGTGGCCGCGACGAAGCGCTCGGTGGCGGGCATCCGCTTCGGCTACCCCGACCACGACTGCGTGGTGCGGTCGGTGACCGTGCCCGCCGAGGCGCCCGGCCTGGTCACCGCCGCGCCGATGGTCGACCCCGGCGCGAGCCTGCGGCTGCCCCCCGGCGGCTACATCGCGCGCCACTCGTTCGTGGTGTGCGCGGCCGACGACGCCGACACCTGCCGCGACCGGCTCGTGGCGGCGCAGGCGCTGGTCGAGCTGGACGCCGAGCGGATCGACCCGCTGCCACCCGGCGCGACCCTGGAAATGCCCACCGGACTCCTGGACGTGGACGAATGA
- a CDS encoding FAD-dependent oxidoreductase, producing MGRHVVVVGAGVTGLLTAVRCARAGLRVTVLDSGPVPNPAATSHDEHRAIRALDPGDVAATRASAVLHRRWLELESLLGKRFYRRVGVVTGWPADAVGAALEVAAEAGVPVSAVAPEKYPHLRFPAGSAGLLEVDAGVLLADRVLDAAVRWLREQPLVVLRPGCAVREVDVDAAAVVTADGLTVRGDAVVVAAGPWSGGLVDVPTVLHRQVTVYLRPPDDLAHWWEGAPSAGRIGDDGRAWLWPPGDGTQLKISSATLCREVEAVGEDAEAWTGRLALSSVLADWERYTVTGSRTCHYAVDPVTGGGEVVRIGPSTWARAASGGDGFRTAPVVAERIAEEVGT from the coding sequence ATGGGTCGGCACGTGGTCGTCGTGGGCGCGGGCGTCACCGGGCTGCTCACCGCGGTCCGGTGCGCGCGCGCCGGGCTGCGCGTCACCGTGCTCGACTCCGGCCCCGTGCCGAACCCGGCCGCCACGTCGCACGACGAGCACCGGGCGATCCGCGCGCTCGACCCGGGTGACGTGGCCGCCACCCGTGCCTCGGCGGTGCTGCACCGGCGGTGGCTGGAGCTGGAGTCGTTGCTGGGCAAGCGGTTCTACCGGCGCGTCGGCGTGGTCACCGGGTGGCCCGCCGACGCGGTGGGCGCGGCGCTGGAGGTCGCGGCGGAGGCCGGCGTGCCGGTCTCCGCGGTGGCCCCGGAGAAGTACCCGCACCTGCGCTTCCCCGCCGGGTCCGCCGGGCTGCTGGAGGTCGACGCCGGCGTGCTGCTGGCCGACCGCGTGCTCGACGCCGCCGTGCGGTGGCTGCGCGAGCAGCCGCTGGTGGTGCTGCGACCGGGGTGCGCGGTGCGGGAGGTCGACGTGGACGCGGCCGCCGTGGTGACCGCCGACGGGCTGACCGTGCGGGGCGACGCGGTGGTCGTGGCCGCCGGGCCGTGGTCGGGCGGGTTGGTGGACGTGCCGACGGTGCTGCACCGGCAGGTCACCGTCTACCTGCGGCCACCTGACGACCTGGCGCACTGGTGGGAGGGCGCGCCGAGTGCCGGTCGCATCGGGGACGACGGTCGGGCGTGGCTGTGGCCGCCCGGTGACGGGACGCAGCTCAAGATCAGTTCCGCGACCCTGTGCCGCGAGGTGGAGGCGGTGGGGGAGGACGCGGAGGCGTGGACCGGCCGGTTGGCGCTGTCGTCGGTGCTGGCCGACTGGGAGCGCTACACCGTCACCGGGAGCAGGACGTGCCACTACGCGGTCGACCCGGTGACCGGCGGTGGTGAAGTGGTCCGGATCGGACCGTCAACGTGGGCACGCGCGGCCAGCGGCGGGGACGGGTTCCGCACCGCGCCCGTCGTCGCCGAGCGGATCGCCGAGGAGGTAGGGACATGA
- a CDS encoding class I tRNA ligase family protein gives MTGRVVVVSPAPTANGDLHLGHLAGPFLAADVHTRYARAVGRDAVFGTGAQDTPTYVVTTAHRLGLGPRELAERSAAEIEATLAAVGVDVDGFTGFDSRFTKWVEGFMEQLHATGRLRLRTVKLPYLSRTGEFLVDGYVRGGCPLCLADGCAGLCESCGHPVAPGDLVNPRATLRPEEPVELREADVLVLPLEEFRPRLREHFARHADSMRPHMAQLVEELLSRPLPDFPITHPVSWGIPAPFAETPGQVINPNAETQAWSMHCAALAAEARGVSLGAEDELWKAGAGSEVVYFLGFDNTFPFAVAGLAMLMAHGDRYALPHRFVTNEFYELENEKFSTSRGHVVQGRDLAGRVPRDLIRFHLATTSPEHQRTNYTHDGLETITRTRLVEPWNAVVDKARRWVGQGPLPVSDRSRSVAARVVARFAAAYELRHFSLSRAAELVAEQLGRLSRWEVAEADAGDFWHELDVFLRCAAPILVDLAAQALPDTDIPAVPSTTEITPRALPRLSAGVV, from the coding sequence GTGACCGGCCGCGTGGTGGTGGTGTCGCCCGCGCCCACGGCCAACGGCGACCTCCACCTCGGCCACCTGGCCGGTCCGTTCCTCGCCGCCGACGTGCACACCCGCTACGCCCGCGCGGTGGGCCGCGACGCGGTGTTCGGCACGGGCGCGCAGGACACGCCCACCTACGTCGTGACCACGGCGCACCGGCTCGGGCTCGGGCCGCGCGAGCTGGCCGAGCGGTCGGCCGCCGAGATCGAGGCGACCCTGGCGGCGGTGGGCGTCGACGTCGACGGGTTCACCGGGTTCGACAGCCGGTTCACCAAGTGGGTCGAGGGCTTCATGGAGCAGCTGCACGCCACCGGGCGCCTGCGGCTGCGGACGGTGAAGCTGCCGTACCTGTCCCGCACCGGCGAGTTCCTGGTGGACGGGTACGTGCGCGGCGGGTGCCCGCTGTGCCTGGCCGACGGGTGCGCCGGGCTGTGCGAGAGCTGCGGTCACCCGGTGGCGCCGGGCGACCTGGTCAACCCGCGCGCCACGCTGCGCCCCGAGGAGCCGGTGGAGCTGCGCGAGGCCGACGTCCTCGTGCTGCCGCTGGAGGAGTTCCGGCCGCGGCTGCGGGAGCACTTCGCCCGGCACGCCGACTCGATGCGCCCGCACATGGCGCAGCTCGTCGAGGAGCTGCTGTCCCGGCCGCTGCCCGACTTCCCGATCACGCACCCGGTCTCGTGGGGCATCCCGGCCCCGTTCGCCGAGACGCCGGGGCAGGTGATCAACCCGAACGCCGAGACGCAGGCGTGGAGCATGCACTGCGCCGCGCTGGCGGCCGAGGCGCGGGGCGTGTCGCTCGGCGCGGAGGACGAGCTGTGGAAGGCGGGCGCGGGCTCGGAGGTGGTGTACTTCCTCGGGTTCGACAACACGTTCCCGTTCGCCGTCGCGGGCCTGGCCATGCTGATGGCGCACGGCGACCGCTACGCGCTGCCCCACCGGTTCGTCACCAACGAGTTCTACGAGCTGGAGAACGAGAAGTTCTCCACCAGCCGGGGCCACGTGGTGCAGGGCCGGGACCTGGCCGGGCGGGTGCCGCGCGACCTGATCCGGTTCCACCTGGCCACGACCAGCCCGGAGCACCAGCGCACCAATTACACCCACGACGGGTTGGAGACCATCACCCGAACCCGGCTCGTGGAGCCGTGGAACGCGGTGGTGGACAAGGCGCGGCGGTGGGTCGGCCAAGGGCCGCTGCCGGTGTCGGACCGGTCCCGGTCGGTCGCGGCACGGGTGGTGGCGCGCTTCGCGGCGGCCTACGAGCTGCGCCACTTCAGCCTCAGCCGCGCGGCCGAGCTGGTGGCCGAGCAGCTGGGCCGGCTGTCGCGGTGGGAGGTCGCCGAGGCCGACGCGGGCGACTTCTGGCACGAGCTGGACGTGTTCCTGCGCTGCGCCGCGCCGATCCTGGTGGACCTGGCGGCGCAGGCGTTGCCGGACACGGACATCCCGGCCGTGCCGTCGACCACCGAGATCACGCCCCGGGCGCTGCCGAGGCTGTCGGCCGGGGTGGTCTGA
- a CDS encoding cupin domain-containing protein: MIEIRRLDRENLTRAYGLDSERLLPWDVLNAPFEGAWCVVRPGDVSTAHSHHEYEIFIAMKGRATLVVEDERRELVEGDIAHLIPGTTHQVLNEHDADFEYYAIWWDTDMSAAFVARHEEKKR; the protein is encoded by the coding sequence ATGATCGAGATCCGCAGGCTGGACCGGGAGAACCTGACCCGCGCCTACGGCCTGGACTCCGAGCGGTTGCTGCCGTGGGACGTGCTCAACGCGCCGTTCGAGGGCGCCTGGTGCGTCGTGCGGCCGGGCGACGTGTCCACCGCGCACTCCCACCACGAGTACGAGATCTTCATCGCGATGAAGGGCCGCGCCACGCTGGTCGTCGAGGACGAGCGGCGCGAGCTGGTCGAGGGCGACATCGCGCACCTGATCCCGGGCACGACCCACCAGGTGCTCAACGAGCACGACGCCGACTTCGAGTACTACGCGATCTGGTGGGACACCGACATGTCCGCGGCCTTCGTGGCCCGCCACGAGGAGAAGAAGCGGTGA
- a CDS encoding lysine N(6)-hydroxylase/L-ornithine N(5)-oxygenase family protein, whose translation MTDQEVDVLAIGAGPANLALAAAIEESGVPGLAENTLLLEQHPDIKWQRNLLLPWARSQVSFLKDLVTLRNPRSRFSFLNFLHTTGRLDEFVNLSTFNPYRWELSEYMQWVANSLEQVGVRYGARGERIDPWRGDDGSIRGWVVTLAGGDTVRSRDLVVGIGRDPRVPEVFGELPADRVIHSTQYCTRVAQLDADKPLRAVVIGGAQSAAEMFMALHHDLPKCEPTIVLRSIGFQNYQTSKFVNELFFPSFVDEFYDCAPEVRAQILDEVHLTNYAGLAPPFLDETYSMLYQQKMLGKPRSTVRSMTEVVRARVEHDEVVLDVRDRKSGKVEPLHCDVVLLGTGYEPRMPKLVRDLVARTGVEDVAVSRRYRVDLGESAWGALYLQGVNEETHGIADSLISVLAHRSGDIVGDLLDRRAVEVAGA comes from the coding sequence GTGACAGACCAAGAGGTGGACGTGCTGGCGATCGGTGCCGGCCCGGCGAACCTGGCCCTCGCGGCGGCCATCGAGGAGTCGGGGGTGCCCGGCCTCGCCGAGAACACGCTGCTGCTGGAGCAGCACCCGGACATCAAGTGGCAGCGCAACCTGCTGCTGCCGTGGGCGCGCAGCCAGGTCTCGTTCCTCAAGGACCTGGTGACCCTGCGCAACCCGCGCAGCCGGTTCTCCTTCCTGAACTTCCTGCACACCACCGGCCGGTTGGACGAGTTCGTCAACCTGAGCACGTTCAACCCGTACCGGTGGGAGCTGTCGGAGTACATGCAGTGGGTCGCGAACTCCCTCGAGCAGGTGGGAGTCCGCTACGGCGCGCGGGGCGAGCGCATCGACCCGTGGCGCGGCGACGACGGCTCGATCCGGGGCTGGGTCGTGACGCTGGCGGGCGGCGACACCGTGCGCTCCCGCGACCTCGTCGTCGGCATCGGCCGCGACCCGCGCGTGCCGGAGGTGTTCGGCGAGCTGCCCGCGGACCGGGTCATCCACAGCACCCAGTACTGCACGCGGGTCGCGCAGCTCGACGCCGACAAGCCGCTGCGGGCCGTGGTGATCGGCGGTGCGCAGAGCGCGGCCGAGATGTTCATGGCGCTGCACCACGACCTGCCCAAGTGCGAGCCGACGATCGTGCTGCGCTCGATCGGCTTCCAGAACTACCAGACCAGCAAGTTCGTCAACGAGCTGTTCTTCCCGTCCTTCGTGGACGAGTTCTACGACTGCGCGCCGGAAGTGCGCGCGCAGATCCTCGACGAGGTGCACCTGACCAACTACGCGGGTCTCGCGCCGCCGTTCCTGGACGAGACGTACTCGATGCTCTACCAGCAGAAGATGCTGGGCAAGCCGCGCTCGACCGTCCGCTCGATGACGGAGGTCGTGCGGGCGAGGGTCGAGCACGACGAGGTGGTCCTGGACGTGCGCGACCGCAAGAGCGGCAAGGTCGAGCCGCTGCACTGCGACGTCGTGCTGCTCGGCACCGGCTACGAGCCGCGGATGCCGAAGCTGGTGCGCGACCTGGTCGCCCGCACGGGCGTCGAGGACGTCGCGGTCAGCCGCCGCTACCGGGTCGACCTGGGCGAGTCCGCCTGGGGCGCGCTGTACCTGCAGGGCGTCAACGAGGAGACGCACGGCATCGCCGACTCGCTGATCAGCGTGCTCGCGCACCGGTCCGGCGACATCGTCGGCGACCTGCTCGACCGGCGCGCGGTGGAGGTGGCGGGGGCATGA
- a CDS encoding NB-ARC domain-containing protein: protein MGRPEKPVDVSSGAVATFASELRRLRARAGNPTYRDMGRAALYSSSVLSSAASGHRMPTLQVTLAFVAACGGDREQWRRRWLEVSSGLDPEAGGTSSRPEPVAARSCFPRPAQLPMRPRGFVGRTGELRLLATDPATPVVISGPAGVGKTDLALHHAHQLAAAAVDGRLYVDLGPLEPGERGARTVLEGFLRALGVPVEHLPDTVDQQACLYRSLIAERRLVVLLDNVRDERQVRPLLVESPHSRTIIVGRTPLLGLRDVRRLRLAVPPRVEAIAMLSGAVPDPVAAEPQDCDRLARLCGDLPLALDIAARRLAARPDVPVSRVLARLTEPGALLDWLRVGDLSVRDSYQSTYLGLGEAAKAVLHQVAHQPVDEPVLLGAFTDDEPVYELADAGLLRGAGRPGAYRLDPLARAFVLDLRGTGHAVRRPARQELIVTAGRHYRSTVPSA from the coding sequence ATGGGTAGACCGGAAAAACCTGTCGACGTCTCGTCCGGCGCGGTCGCGACCTTCGCGAGCGAATTGAGACGACTGCGCGCTCGGGCGGGCAACCCCACGTACCGGGACATGGGCCGGGCGGCCCTGTACTCCTCGTCGGTGCTGTCCAGCGCGGCCAGCGGCCACCGGATGCCGACGTTGCAGGTGACGCTGGCGTTCGTGGCCGCGTGCGGTGGCGACCGGGAGCAGTGGCGGCGGCGGTGGCTGGAGGTCTCCAGCGGGCTGGACCCCGAGGCGGGCGGCACGTCGAGCCGCCCGGAACCGGTCGCCGCGCGCTCGTGCTTCCCGCGCCCGGCGCAGCTGCCGATGAGGCCGCGCGGTTTCGTCGGCCGGACCGGGGAACTGCGCCTGCTCGCCACCGACCCGGCCACCCCGGTGGTGATCAGCGGGCCGGCCGGCGTCGGCAAGACCGACCTGGCGCTGCACCACGCCCACCAGCTGGCCGCCGCCGCGGTGGACGGCCGGCTCTACGTCGACCTCGGGCCGCTGGAGCCGGGCGAGCGCGGTGCGCGGACCGTGCTGGAGGGGTTCCTGCGCGCGCTCGGCGTGCCCGTCGAGCACCTGCCCGACACCGTCGACCAGCAGGCGTGCCTGTACCGGTCGTTGATCGCCGAACGCCGGCTCGTCGTGCTGCTGGACAACGTCCGCGACGAGCGGCAGGTCCGGCCGCTGCTGGTGGAGAGCCCGCACAGCCGCACGATCATCGTCGGCCGGACGCCGCTGCTCGGCCTGCGCGACGTGCGCAGGCTGCGGTTGGCCGTGCCGCCGCGGGTGGAGGCCATCGCCATGCTGTCGGGCGCCGTGCCGGACCCGGTCGCGGCCGAGCCGCAGGACTGCGACCGGCTGGCCCGGCTGTGCGGCGACCTGCCGCTCGCGCTGGACATCGCCGCGCGCAGGCTCGCGGCGAGGCCGGACGTCCCGGTCAGCCGGGTGCTGGCGCGGCTGACCGAGCCGGGCGCGCTGCTGGACTGGCTGCGCGTCGGCGACCTGTCGGTCCGGGACTCCTACCAGTCCACCTACCTCGGGCTCGGCGAAGCGGCCAAGGCGGTGCTGCACCAGGTGGCGCACCAGCCCGTGGACGAGCCCGTGCTGCTCGGCGCGTTCACCGACGACGAGCCGGTGTACGAGCTGGCGGACGCGGGCCTGCTGCGCGGCGCGGGCAGACCGGGCGCGTACCGGCTCGACCCGCTGGCCCGCGCGTTCGTGCTCGACCTGCGCGGCACCGGCCACGCGGTGCGCCGCCCGGCCCGCCAGGAATTGATTGTCACGGCCGGCCGGCACTACCGATCAACCGTCCCGTCGGCTTGA